From a region of the Petrotoga sibirica DSM 13575 genome:
- a CDS encoding aldo/keto reductase: MIFKKFGKTDMNVSVVGYGAWELGGNWGPIEKENGVKILNLAYDNGVNFFDTAPVYGFGQSEEIVGEFLKGKKREDVYIATKCGLEWDQRGRIRNNLKKERVLKEIDDSLKRLKCEYVDLYQIHWPDPNTPLEETAEALQQILDSKKARYIGVSNFSARQIETLIKYVDIVSTQNYYNLLVRDVEKDLFPVVDKYDLTVIPYSPLAKGLLTGKISKDYEPPKNDPRAMDEIFKNRELFVKSVEKVEKLKILSNRIGRPLSQMAINWLLHHKQVSTVIAGSKDEMHVLENIEAGSWELSEEIYLKIEKIVGE, translated from the coding sequence GTGATATTCAAAAAGTTTGGAAAGACAGATATGAACGTATCTGTTGTAGGATACGGAGCTTGGGAATTAGGTGGAAATTGGGGTCCAATTGAGAAGGAAAATGGCGTTAAAATATTGAACTTAGCTTACGACAATGGAGTTAACTTTTTTGATACAGCCCCTGTCTACGGTTTTGGTCAATCCGAAGAAATAGTTGGAGAATTTTTGAAAGGGAAAAAGAGAGAAGATGTTTACATAGCTACTAAATGTGGTTTAGAGTGGGATCAAAGGGGAAGAATTAGGAATAATTTAAAAAAAGAAAGGGTATTGAAAGAAATAGATGATTCTCTTAAAAGGCTAAAATGTGAGTATGTAGACTTATATCAAATTCATTGGCCCGATCCCAATACTCCTCTTGAAGAAACTGCAGAGGCGTTACAACAGATTTTAGATAGCAAAAAAGCTAGATACATTGGTGTGTCTAACTTTAGTGCACGACAAATTGAAACGTTGATAAAGTATGTTGATATTGTATCCACTCAAAATTATTACAACTTATTGGTTAGAGACGTTGAAAAAGATTTGTTTCCAGTCGTTGATAAGTATGATTTAACAGTCATTCCATACAGTCCTCTTGCCAAAGGATTGTTGACCGGAAAGATTTCCAAGGATTATGAACCTCCGAAGAACGATCCTAGAGCTATGGATGAAATATTTAAGAATAGAGAGCTTTTTGTTAAAAGTGTAGAAAAGGTCGAGAAATTAAAGATTTTATCCAATAGAATTGGAAGACCTTTGTCTCAAATGGCTATTAATTGGTTGTTGCATCATAAACAAGTATCGACAGTTATCGCTGGTTCAAAAGATGAGATGCATGTTTTGGAAAATATTGAAGCAGGAAGTTGGGAACTTAGCGAAGAAATTTATTTAAAGATTGAGAAAATAGTTGGTGAATAG
- a CDS encoding HD domain-containing phosphohydrolase, translated as MKPKSVIITIIFTTITIFAFSEKLNIILGEYYPDVYIDNGKLEGFVIDILNEIEKNSDLTFEITVKNWTDAYDTFLNDENYDLIGLIAPTSERKMNLKFYKTVIFVDSFILTKYDNNQTYEELKKYPVGVLNGSFLIDVLKNEGFKDIRVYQTNENVISDLLNEKLSSAAIEDERIVSHYIIANNLKPNIRYVKVFESTPLTFASKKDSEKEEALQIFESTLNNFLKSDGFDLIKNLWVGISTSLSVERQKNINRLLIILIIILISSIVTLVIFYSRSREMVNIINKSNIKLRNSYKEISDLSHKNKELSEKLVKMYQIFYSFIESEDTKTILNNAIEGLVKLIPEAKAGSIGLITDHQWKIYAAYGFNKEIYNITIPLEKVIKVGKHVQEVHNLDSYNEDLSMEITNILTTSNATNLGSSLLVDLYSKERFIGNISVNSMANMKFSDTSKEVMEIFGRLIEIYMDLKFEEREAIEAYNYSLKKLSDVAERFDMETSEHMNRIGQISYEIAKNLGLEERFAQEIKTYAYYHDIGKILIPIEILRKKGSLNDSEWEVMKKHTEYGADIIGNVEIFKVARNIALYHQERYDGSGYPYGLKRENIPIEARIVAVADVYDALRTERPYKKAFSHEESMKILLEGDNKTSPEQFDPEVLKVFVKIADKFKNTY; from the coding sequence TTGAAACCTAAAAGTGTTATTATAACTATAATTTTTACTACTATCACAATTTTTGCTTTTTCGGAAAAACTTAATATCATTTTAGGCGAATATTACCCAGATGTGTACATAGATAATGGTAAATTAGAAGGCTTTGTGATTGATATTCTGAACGAAATAGAAAAAAACTCAGATTTGACCTTTGAAATAACGGTAAAAAATTGGACAGATGCATACGATACCTTTTTAAATGACGAAAATTACGACTTAATAGGACTAATAGCACCAACTTCAGAAAGAAAAATGAATTTGAAATTTTATAAAACCGTTATTTTTGTTGACTCATTCATACTGACCAAGTACGATAACAATCAAACATACGAAGAACTAAAAAAATATCCGGTTGGGGTTTTAAATGGGAGTTTTTTAATAGATGTTCTAAAAAACGAAGGATTTAAAGATATTAGAGTGTACCAAACAAATGAAAACGTCATATCAGATCTGCTGAACGAAAAATTATCTTCTGCTGCTATAGAAGATGAAAGAATAGTTTCACACTATATCATAGCAAACAATTTAAAACCTAACATCCGATATGTGAAAGTATTTGAATCGACACCTCTAACCTTTGCCTCCAAAAAGGACAGTGAAAAAGAAGAAGCCTTGCAGATATTTGAAAGTACCCTCAATAATTTTCTAAAAAGCGATGGTTTTGATCTAATTAAAAATTTATGGGTTGGAATAAGTACATCTTTGAGTGTTGAACGTCAAAAAAACATCAATAGATTGCTTATTATCTTGATAATAATTTTGATTAGTTCTATTGTTACTTTGGTTATCTTTTACTCTAGAAGTAGGGAAATGGTTAACATCATAAACAAATCAAATATCAAATTAAGAAACTCTTATAAAGAAATTAGTGATCTTAGCCATAAAAATAAAGAATTGAGTGAAAAACTGGTAAAGATGTATCAAATATTTTATTCTTTCATTGAAAGTGAAGACACAAAGACGATTTTGAATAATGCTATAGAAGGTTTAGTTAAATTGATACCAGAAGCCAAAGCAGGAAGCATAGGACTTATCACCGATCACCAATGGAAAATTTACGCAGCATATGGATTCAACAAAGAAATATACAATATCACCATACCATTAGAAAAAGTCATAAAGGTAGGAAAACACGTTCAAGAAGTTCATAATTTGGATTCATATAATGAAGATCTTTCAATGGAAATTACCAATATTTTAACTACATCTAATGCAACTAATTTGGGAAGTAGCTTGCTTGTGGACTTATACAGCAAAGAAAGATTCATAGGTAACATCTCCGTAAATTCAATGGCAAATATGAAATTTTCTGATACTTCAAAAGAAGTAATGGAAATTTTCGGAAGATTAATTGAAATTTATATGGATCTTAAATTTGAGGAAAGAGAAGCTATCGAAGCCTATAATTATTCTTTAAAAAAACTTAGTGATGTGGCAGAACGTTTTGATATGGAAACTTCTGAACATATGAACAGAATAGGCCAAATAAGTTATGAAATAGCTAAGAATTTAGGTTTAGAAGAACGTTTTGCTCAAGAGATAAAAACATATGCATACTATCATGATATTGGAAAGATACTTATACCCATTGAAATTTTAAGAAAGAAAGGTTCTTTAAACGATTCTGAATGGGAAGTGATGAAAAAACATACCGAATATGGGGCAGATATAATCGGAAATGTCGAAATTTTTAAAGTTGCAAGAAACATCGCATTATATCATCAGGAAAGATACGATGGAAGTGGATATCCCTATGGCTTGAAAAGGGAAAATATTCCTATTGAGGCCAGGATAGTTGCTGTTGCAGATGTATACGATGCACTCAGAACTGAAAGACCATATAAGAAAGCTTTTTCTCATGAAGAAAGTATGAAAATATTATTAGAAGGAGATAACAAAACTTCTCCAGAACAGTTTGACCCTGAAGTATTAAAAGTATTTGTCAAAATCGCAGATAAATTTAAAAATACATATTAA
- the groES gene encoding co-chaperone GroES, whose protein sequence is MTVKPLGNRLLIKPITEERKTEGGIVLPDSAKEKPQKAEVKEVGKLEEDYDLKAGDKVIFSKYAGTEIKIDDEDYIIIDVEDVLAKVED, encoded by the coding sequence ATGACAGTGAAACCATTAGGAAACAGGCTACTCATTAAACCCATTACCGAAGAAAGAAAGACTGAAGGTGGTATAGTACTGCCAGATTCAGCAAAAGAAAAACCTCAAAAGGCAGAAGTTAAAGAAGTAGGTAAACTCGAAGAAGATTATGATTTAAAAGCAGGAGACAAGGTGATCTTTTCTAAGTACGCAGGCACTGAAATCAAAATAGATGATGAGGATTACATCATTATCGATGTGGAAGATGTATTAGCAAAAGTAGAAGACTAA
- the groL gene encoding chaperonin GroEL (60 kDa chaperone family; promotes refolding of misfolded polypeptides especially under stressful conditions; forms two stacked rings of heptamers to form a barrel-shaped 14mer; ends can be capped by GroES; misfolded proteins enter the barrel where they are refolded when GroES binds), with product MAKMLKFNEDARRALERGVNTVADAVKITLGPKGRNVVLEKSWGSPTITNDGVSIAKEIELKDKFEALGAELVKEVASKTNDVAGDGTTTATVLAQSMIQEGLKNVAAGANPILMRNGIAKATDKAVEEIRKASRKLSSKDDIAHVASISANNEEIGNIIAEAMDKVGEDGVITVEDSKTLETYVEFTEGMQFDRGYISPYFVTNTEKMEAEMKEPYILITDKKISAVKSIVPILEKVAQSGKPLVIISEDVEGEALSTLVLNKLRGTLESVAVKAPGFGDRRKEMLRDIAILTGGTVISEEVGLTLEDISINDLGQADLVRVAKEDTIIVGGKGEPTAIKERIAQIKAQIENTTSDYEKETLQERLAKLSGGVAVIKAGAATETELKEKKHRIEDALSATRAAVEEGIVAGGGVTLLRAKKTVEEFANTLSGDEKIGAQLVAKSLDAPVKQIIRNAGLEPAIIIEKIVEKDDPKYGFDVLKEKYIDMFEAGIIDPTKVTRSALQNAASIASMLLTTEVLVAEEPKEDKGPEMPQTPDMY from the coding sequence ATGGCAAAAATGTTGAAATTTAACGAAGATGCAAGGAGAGCTTTAGAAAGAGGCGTCAATACAGTTGCTGATGCTGTTAAAATAACTTTAGGACCTAAGGGAAGAAATGTTGTTTTAGAAAAGAGTTGGGGATCTCCAACTATCACAAATGATGGTGTTTCTATAGCTAAAGAAATTGAATTAAAAGATAAATTTGAAGCACTTGGAGCAGAGTTAGTCAAAGAGGTAGCTTCCAAAACAAATGATGTAGCCGGAGATGGAACAACTACCGCTACAGTTTTAGCACAGTCTATGATTCAAGAAGGATTGAAAAATGTTGCAGCTGGTGCTAATCCAATATTGATGAGAAACGGTATCGCTAAGGCTACAGACAAAGCTGTAGAAGAAATAAGAAAAGCCAGCAGAAAGTTATCGAGCAAAGATGACATTGCTCATGTAGCTTCTATATCTGCTAATAACGAAGAGATTGGAAATATTATAGCAGAAGCAATGGACAAAGTTGGAGAGGATGGAGTTATAACCGTTGAAGACTCTAAAACTCTCGAAACATATGTAGAATTTACCGAGGGAATGCAATTCGATAGAGGATACATATCTCCATATTTTGTTACAAACACAGAAAAAATGGAAGCAGAAATGAAGGAACCTTATATCTTAATTACAGATAAAAAAATTTCTGCTGTAAAATCAATAGTTCCAATTTTAGAAAAAGTTGCTCAATCTGGAAAACCTTTAGTAATAATTTCAGAAGATGTAGAGGGAGAAGCTCTTTCAACATTAGTTCTTAATAAATTAAGAGGAACCTTGGAATCTGTAGCAGTTAAAGCTCCTGGTTTTGGAGACAGAAGAAAAGAAATGTTGAGAGACATTGCAATTTTAACTGGAGGTACGGTAATATCTGAAGAGGTTGGTCTTACCTTAGAAGATATTTCCATTAACGATCTTGGACAAGCCGATTTAGTAAGAGTCGCAAAAGAAGATACAATCATTGTTGGAGGAAAAGGTGAACCTACAGCAATAAAAGAGAGAATCGCACAAATAAAAGCTCAAATTGAAAATACAACTTCCGATTACGAGAAAGAGACATTACAAGAGAGATTGGCAAAATTATCTGGTGGGGTTGCAGTAATTAAAGCTGGTGCAGCCACAGAGACTGAGTTGAAGGAAAAGAAACATAGAATTGAAGATGCTTTATCTGCAACAAGAGCAGCTGTAGAAGAAGGAATTGTAGCTGGTGGAGGAGTAACATTACTCAGAGCAAAGAAAACCGTTGAGGAATTTGCAAACACCTTGTCAGGAGATGAAAAAATAGGTGCACAATTAGTAGCAAAATCTTTAGATGCTCCTGTAAAACAGATAATAAGAAATGCTGGTTTAGAACCTGCTATAATTATTGAAAAAATAGTTGAAAAAGACGATCCAAAATATGGATTTGATGTTCTAAAAGAAAAATACATAGACATGTTCGAGGCTGGAATAATCGATCCAACCAAAGTTACAAGAAGTGCACTTCAAAATGCTGCATCGATTGCTTCCATGCTTCTAACAACAGAAGTTTTAGTAGCAGAAGAGCCAAAAGAAGACAAAGGTCCAGAAATGCCTCAAACACCAGATATGTACTAA
- a CDS encoding DUF401 family protein, translating into MKDLAVVSIISGLISMVISIKLIKKVHWAILIATIVTALVSLNLNYIGSSFLQTLSQSDFYEVIIVIFGIYLLSDTMKASGNSQKFAKNIEALFNSRQAVGLMPMLLGLLPMPGGAMFTAPMVKDIANESNINMVEATAMNYWFRHSMEFFWILYPALILESALTGIGLTKLLLIQLPIGLFAIIGGWLYFRIGKISLKRDKELWKELFESILPIIIIIVGVIASLPGWIVVLTVSLIYTFYHKNYKDLLNIRWETVLLLLFVFWYKNLVTVSNLSNDFVENLTMWGVSPWWIIMISPIIIGLITGITQAGFAVTMPIALSFVEAGFISLVPVAITTYFFSVLGVLLSPVHLCLLLTSRYFEVDMFSVIKKIAVPVFCAIMGYIVVMIFFIF; encoded by the coding sequence GTGAAAGATTTGGCGGTAGTTTCCATAATATCAGGTTTAATTAGTATGGTGATATCTATAAAATTAATAAAAAAAGTTCATTGGGCTATTCTTATTGCAACAATAGTAACCGCACTAGTCTCATTGAATTTAAATTATATTGGTAGTAGTTTTCTCCAGACTCTCTCCCAAAGTGATTTTTACGAAGTAATTATTGTTATCTTTGGAATATATCTACTATCAGATACTATGAAGGCAAGTGGGAATTCACAAAAGTTTGCCAAAAATATAGAGGCATTATTCAATTCAAGACAGGCAGTAGGATTGATGCCTATGCTGTTGGGATTACTACCCATGCCTGGTGGGGCAATGTTCACCGCACCGATGGTTAAAGATATTGCGAATGAGAGCAACATTAATATGGTGGAAGCTACTGCAATGAACTATTGGTTCAGGCACAGTATGGAGTTCTTTTGGATACTGTATCCTGCATTAATTTTAGAGAGCGCTCTTACCGGGATCGGTTTAACAAAGTTATTGCTAATACAGCTTCCCATTGGATTATTTGCGATTATTGGGGGTTGGTTATATTTCAGAATAGGTAAAATTAGTCTTAAAAGAGATAAAGAATTATGGAAAGAACTTTTTGAATCTATACTCCCCATAATAATCATAATCGTTGGAGTAATTGCTTCTTTACCAGGTTGGATAGTTGTTTTAACGGTATCTTTAATATATACTTTTTATCACAAAAATTACAAGGATTTACTAAATATTAGATGGGAAACAGTACTGTTGCTACTTTTTGTTTTCTGGTACAAAAATTTAGTAACTGTGTCAAATTTATCTAACGATTTTGTAGAAAATCTAACTATGTGGGGGGTAAGTCCTTGGTGGATAATCATGATCTCACCAATTATTATAGGATTGATAACTGGGATAACTCAGGCCGGTTTTGCGGTTACAATGCCTATAGCTTTGTCATTCGTTGAAGCGGGATTTATTTCTTTGGTACCAGTTGCGATAACTACATATTTTTTCTCGGTATTAGGGGTTCTTCTATCACCTGTACATCTCTGTCTTTTACTTACATCCAGATATTTTGAAGTTGATATGTTTAGCGTTATAAAAAAAATTGCTGTTCCAGTTTTTTGTGCTATAATGGGTTATATCGTAGTTATGATATTTTTCATCTTCTGA
- a CDS encoding phosphatase PAP2 family protein, whose translation MRKRFILFLVLILVFSSIIIAEDTVTTQSTSTTKFTLNLDDLSRNFVQYSTNSYLDIISNFLTKYDYYFLVATPVVGYTVGYLTNDYKLKKVSEDAIISSAISGGIALLTKIVVGRERPYAEEGSLSFNPFAPLTQGATYTSFPSGHSTIAWSVYTPYAKEYSWWIYIIPTTISFSRIYEDVHWLSDVVTGSFLGYYTASYVYYF comes from the coding sequence ATGAGAAAACGTTTTATACTTTTCTTAGTATTGATTCTTGTTTTTTCAAGTATAATTATCGCTGAAGATACAGTAACTACACAGAGCACCTCCACAACTAAGTTTACTCTCAATTTAGATGATTTAAGCAGAAACTTTGTTCAATATAGTACTAATTCTTATTTAGATATAATTTCTAATTTTTTAACTAAATATGATTATTACTTTCTTGTTGCAACACCTGTGGTGGGATACACAGTTGGTTATCTTACAAATGATTACAAACTAAAAAAGGTATCTGAAGATGCTATTATATCTTCCGCTATTAGCGGTGGAATAGCCTTGCTAACAAAAATTGTCGTTGGCAGAGAAAGGCCTTATGCAGAAGAAGGTTCACTTTCATTCAATCCTTTTGCTCCCCTTACACAGGGGGCTACTTATACTTCTTTCCCTTCCGGACATTCAACAATAGCCTGGTCGGTATATACTCCATATGCGAAAGAGTATAGCTGGTGGATATATATTATACCAACAACTATATCTTTTTCTCGCATCTATGAAGATGTACATTGGCTCTCGGACGTTGTAACTGGTTCTTTTCTTGGGTATTATACTGCCTCGTACGTCTATTATTTTTAA
- the fsa gene encoding fructose-6-phosphate aldolase, translated as MEIFLDTANIEEIRKGVAWGIVDGVTTNPTLVSKENAVFEERIKEICETVKGPVSAEVVSTDYEGMVKEAREIADLSEFVVVKIPLIPDGIRAIKTLSKEGIKTNATLVFSPLQALLAAKAGATYVSPFIGRMDDIGNTGMDIVEEIEVIFSNYGYETKIIVASVRHPQHVLEAGLIGADVVTMPFEVLEKMFKHPMTDIGLERFLNDWKKYQDYLKNKTN; from the coding sequence ATGGAGATCTTTTTAGACACCGCAAATATAGAAGAAATTAGAAAAGGTGTTGCTTGGGGAATAGTTGATGGAGTCACAACAAATCCTACGTTGGTTTCAAAAGAAAATGCAGTATTTGAAGAAAGAATCAAAGAAATTTGTGAAACGGTAAAAGGGCCAGTAAGTGCAGAAGTGGTATCTACAGATTATGAAGGAATGGTAAAAGAAGCCAGAGAAATAGCAGATTTAAGTGAATTTGTGGTGGTTAAAATACCTTTGATTCCAGACGGAATTAGGGCAATTAAAACTTTATCTAAGGAGGGTATTAAGACCAACGCAACCTTAGTTTTTAGCCCTTTACAAGCACTTCTTGCAGCCAAAGCTGGAGCTACATACGTGAGCCCTTTCATCGGTAGAATGGATGACATAGGAAACACCGGAATGGATATTGTAGAAGAAATTGAAGTTATCTTCAGTAATTATGGATATGAAACAAAAATTATCGTGGCTAGCGTAAGACACCCTCAGCATGTTTTAGAAGCAGGGTTAATTGGAGCAGACGTTGTTACAATGCCCTTTGAAGTACTTGAGAAAATGTTTAAGCATCCCATGACAGATATAGGTCTTGAAAGATTTTTGAATGATTGGAAGAAATATCAAGATTATCTAAAAAACAAAACTAATTAA
- a CDS encoding Crp/Fnr family transcriptional regulator, producing the protein MDNYIDMISNLKIFKNFSKAELMKIFGNIQYSIKQFPKGSFISSSGEKVDKLMILIKGEVIAEMIDFNGKILEVERIKSPDVLASALLFSKDNILPVNVLAVKDADMLYIEKEYLVRAFQVNNAFLISFLEDIGEKFQFVTTKLRMNSFHTIREKITMYLLNLYNQQNKSNELTIPLTLEELANLFGVTRPSLSRVFSQMQKEGLFVKIGNKIFLKKLKN; encoded by the coding sequence GTGGATAACTATATCGATATGATAAGCAACTTAAAGATATTTAAAAATTTTTCAAAAGCCGAATTGATGAAAATTTTCGGTAATATTCAATATTCAATTAAACAATTTCCTAAAGGATCATTTATTAGTTCTTCAGGAGAAAAAGTGGATAAATTGATGATTTTAATCAAAGGAGAAGTTATCGCAGAAATGATTGATTTTAATGGAAAAATTTTAGAAGTAGAAAGGATAAAATCTCCAGATGTTTTAGCCTCGGCTTTATTATTTTCAAAAGATAATATTCTACCTGTGAATGTTTTAGCAGTTAAAGATGCTGATATGCTCTATATTGAAAAAGAATATCTGGTAAGAGCTTTCCAAGTTAACAACGCTTTTTTAATCTCTTTTCTTGAAGATATAGGAGAAAAGTTCCAGTTCGTAACTACAAAATTACGAATGAATTCTTTTCATACAATCAGAGAAAAGATTACAATGTATCTTTTAAACCTTTACAACCAACAAAATAAATCCAACGAGTTAACTATACCTCTAACTTTAGAAGAGTTAGCTAATTTATTTGGTGTAACAAGGCCTTCTTTATCGAGGGTTTTTTCACAGATGCAAAAAGAAGGTTTATTCGTTAAAATAGGTAATAAAATATTCTTAAAGAAATTGAAGAATTGA
- the hcp gene encoding hydroxylamine reductase — MEMFCYQCQETLRNEGCVAQGVCGKSPETSNLQDLLIYVLKGISYWSNKARELNVEDESVDFFVAEGLFVTITNVNFDEERIVEYIDEALDKRRIIENKFKEAYVRKYNEKFQETVPDAAEWNPKDNNKYEYLNKAIEVGVLSEPNEDIRSLKNFLVIGLKGVAAYTDHAYVLKHFNEDILAFIEKALAETLREDITVDELINLVLKVGEYGVNAMALLDEANTSTFGNPEITQVYTGTYETPAILVSGHDLLDLYEILEQTKDKGIKVYTHGEMLPANAYPGLKKYDHLAGNFGGSWWKQQQEFEEFGGVIVMTTNCIQKPRNSYKDRIFTTGLVGWPDIQHIPNRKKNGQKDFSPVIKKALEIGPIKKREGKNITIGFAHEQTTKVADKIVEAVKSGKITKFYVMGGCDGRNKDREYYTNFAKDLPQSTVILTAGCAKYRYNMLDLGDIDGIPRVIDAGQCNDSYSLVLTALKLKEAFGLKDINELPIEYNIAWYEQKAVAVLLALLYMGVKGIRLGPTLPAFLSPNVLETVAKTFDIKTI; from the coding sequence ATGGAGATGTTTTGTTATCAATGTCAGGAGACTCTAAGAAATGAGGGTTGTGTGGCTCAAGGTGTATGTGGAAAAAGTCCAGAAACGTCAAATTTACAAGATCTATTGATTTACGTACTAAAAGGGATTTCCTATTGGTCTAATAAAGCAAGAGAATTGAACGTAGAAGATGAAAGTGTTGACTTTTTTGTGGCAGAAGGCTTATTCGTAACGATAACGAATGTTAATTTTGATGAAGAAAGGATAGTTGAATACATTGATGAAGCACTTGATAAAAGAAGAATTATAGAAAATAAATTCAAAGAAGCTTATGTAAGAAAATACAACGAAAAATTTCAGGAAACAGTACCAGATGCTGCAGAATGGAATCCAAAAGATAACAATAAATACGAATACTTGAATAAAGCTATTGAAGTAGGAGTTTTATCAGAACCAAACGAAGATATAAGATCGCTAAAGAACTTTCTTGTAATTGGTTTAAAGGGAGTGGCAGCTTACACCGATCATGCCTATGTTTTAAAACACTTCAACGAAGACATACTTGCATTTATCGAAAAGGCTTTGGCTGAAACCTTACGTGAAGATATTACCGTTGATGAATTAATAAATTTAGTGCTGAAAGTAGGCGAATATGGGGTAAACGCTATGGCTTTACTAGATGAAGCAAATACTTCTACCTTTGGAAATCCTGAAATTACCCAAGTTTACACAGGGACATACGAAACACCTGCTATTTTAGTTAGTGGACACGATCTTCTAGATCTGTATGAAATTTTAGAACAAACTAAAGATAAAGGAATAAAAGTATATACACATGGAGAAATGTTACCAGCAAACGCTTATCCAGGATTAAAAAAATATGACCATTTAGCTGGTAACTTTGGAGGTTCTTGGTGGAAACAACAGCAAGAGTTTGAAGAATTTGGTGGAGTTATAGTGATGACAACGAATTGTATCCAAAAACCAAGGAATTCTTACAAAGACAGAATTTTTACAACCGGACTTGTGGGATGGCCTGATATTCAACATATACCAAATAGAAAAAAGAATGGACAAAAAGATTTTTCTCCTGTAATAAAAAAGGCACTCGAAATTGGCCCCATCAAAAAAAGAGAAGGGAAAAATATAACCATTGGTTTTGCTCATGAACAGACCACCAAAGTTGCTGATAAAATTGTCGAGGCAGTGAAATCTGGTAAAATAACCAAATTTTACGTCATGGGTGGTTGTGATGGAAGGAACAAAGACCGTGAATATTACACTAATTTTGCCAAAGATCTTCCACAAAGCACAGTTATTTTAACTGCAGGATGCGCAAAGTACAGGTATAATATGCTCGATTTAGGAGATATTGATGGAATACCAAGGGTTATAGATGCAGGCCAATGTAACGATTCGTACTCATTAGTTTTAACAGCCTTAAAATTGAAAGAAGCATTCGGTTTAAAGGATATAAACGAACTACCTATCGAATACAACATAGCTTGGTATGAACAAAAAGCCGTAGCTGTCTTGTTGGCATTGTTGTATATGGGAGTAAAAGGAATAAGATTAGGTCCAACACTACCGGCTTTCCTATCACCCAACGTTTTGGAGACGGTTGCAAAAACTTTCGATATAAAAACTATATGA